From the genome of Neodiprion pinetum isolate iyNeoPine1 chromosome 3, iyNeoPine1.2, whole genome shotgun sequence, one region includes:
- the LOC138190591 gene encoding uncharacterized protein — protein sequence MKILQLNLNHCEAAHDLLIQTVRELELDLVLIAEPYKHLSTLPWESDSTNKAVIWSCDRLPFQKAVNNREAGFVAAWVDGIRFYSCYTPPSLSLEQFIDFLDCLTEDARQHFPVAIAGDFNSWAADWGSKLTNARGKALLEAMATLDVVLLNTGETPTYSKGEASSILDLTFVSSSLTRGSYSWVVMNTYIASDHYAVLWEVSTGQSPRRATRQTNAVGWKVKALDPATLIIALDSNPNTTGSAEEKDGK from the coding sequence ATGAAAATACTGCAGCTCAACCTCAATCATTGCGAGGCTGCGCATGACTTGCTCATACAAACCGTGCGCGAACTAGAGCTTGACTTAGTACTGATAGCAGAACCATATAAACATCTGAGTACCCTACCCTGGGAATCGGACAGTACCAACAAAGCTGTCATTTGGTCCTGTGACAGATTACCATTCCAGAAGGCAGTCAACAACAGAGAAGCCGGATTTGTAGCAGCATGGGTAGATGGAATTCGTTTCTACAGCTGCTATACCCCGCCGAGTCTTTCTTTGGAACAATTTATCGATTTTCTTGATTGTCTGACCGAAGATGCACGGCAACACTTTCCCGTAGCAATAGCAGGTGACTTCAATTCCTGGGCAGCAGACTGGGGCAGTAAGCTCACCAATGCACGAGGAAAGGCTCTACTTGAAGCGATGGCCACACTAGATGTTGTCCTCCTTAACACTGGTGAGACACCAACATATTCAAAAGGAGAGGCAAGCTCTATACTGGATCTTACGTTCGTCAGCAGTAGTCTTACGAGAGGAAGCTATTCTTGGGTAGTTATGAACACCTACATTGCCAGCGACCACTACGCCGTCCTTTGGGAAGTATCAACTGGCCAGAGCCCTCGAAGAGCAACCAGACAAACTAACGCAGTTGGATGGAAAGTCAAAGCTCTTGACCCAGCTACTTTAATCATAGCTTTAGATAGCAACCCAAATACCACAGGGAGTGCTGAAGAGAAAGATGGGAAATAA
- the LOC138190592 gene encoding uncharacterized protein codes for MQEIIRIQKPVVFDEFIAHSEIHAHQPFASSTFQNNDEIHIVVQHQDLCLLPSKSSLHIHGKITKDDGVAAVTFTKLINMAVCHLFEEVRYELNGVEIDRNKNVGITCTMKGYVSLTPGQQYSLENTGWFSGDKELTDAAGNFDVVSPLNYVLGFAEDYRRVIVNAKHELILTRFNTDLNAVIQTSATENFEITLNKIEWLLPYIKLADKPKIQLLNYIAKNPAISMSFRSWETYVYPMLTSTTRHTWSVKTSTQLEKPRYVVLGFQTARRNEPLKNAGVFDHCRIRDVKLFLISQCYPYGNMNLDIYNNQYAILYDMYVRF; via the coding sequence ATGcaagaaataataagaatacagaAACCTGTGGTATTCGACGAATTCATCGCGCACTCTGAGATTCATGCTCATCAGCCGTTTGCATCATCCACCTTccagaacaacgatgaaatccatattgttgttcaacatcaagacttgtgtctactgcccagtaaaagctctctacacattcacggaaaaatcacaaaggatGATGGTGTGGCTGCGGTGACGTttacgaaattgatcaatatggccgtttgtcatttgtttgaggaagttcgCTACGAGTTAAACGGTGTAGAgattgatcggaataaaaatgttggcatCACCTGCACTATGAAGGGTTACGTATCCTTGACTCCAGGCCAGCAATATAGTCTGGAGAATACCGGGTGGTTTAGTGGGGATAAGGAACTAACCGATGCCgctggaaatttcgatgttgtttCACCGTTAAATTACGTGCTAGGCTTCGCCGAAGATTATCGTCGAGTCATCGTCAatgctaaacatgagttaattctCACACGTTTCAACACTGATTTGAATGCCGTGATTCAGACCTCGGCGACggaaaactttgaaatcaCCCTGAATAAAATCGAGTGGTTGTTGCCCTACATCAAACTGGCagataaaccgaaaatccagctactcaactacatcgccaagaatccggccatatccatgagttttcgttcttgggaaacgtacgtgtatccgATGCTCACATCAACAACGCGGCATACATGGTCAGTCAAGACATCGACGCAGCTTGAGAAGCCCAGATATGTCGTTCTaggatttcaaactgcaaggagaaacgagccgctgaaaaatgctggCGTATTTGATCATTGTCGGATCAGAGATGTCAAACTCTTCCTCATCTCACAGTGCTATCCCTACGGAAATATGAATCttgatatatacaataatcaatacgccattctctatgatatgtatgttcggttttaa